In one Pseudarthrobacter oxydans genomic region, the following are encoded:
- the tal gene encoding transaldolase, with the protein MTTPTQQLSDAGVSIWLDDLSRGRLETGTLAKLIEEKNVVGVTTNPSIFHAAITAGTDYDATIAKQAAAGASVEDTIFEITTTDVADACDLFAPVAAATKGVDGRVSIEVDPRLAWDTAGTIAEAKHLYKRVNKDNVLIKIPATLEGLEAITATLAEGISVNVTLIFSLERYRAVINAFQSGLEQAKENGHDLSKIHSVASFFVSRVDSEIDKRLDALGTDEAKALKGKAGLANARLAYQVYEELFATERWALLAEAGALPQRPLWASTGVKDPAYPDTLYVTELVAPGVVNTMPEKTLDATFDHGVVTGDTVTGTYAEANATLDALEKLGISYNDVVAILESEGLDKFVASWKELLGDVEGALASARKAS; encoded by the coding sequence ATGACTACTCCCACCCAGCAGCTCTCCGACGCCGGAGTTTCCATCTGGCTTGATGACCTTTCCCGCGGACGCCTGGAAACCGGCACCCTGGCCAAGCTCATCGAAGAGAAGAACGTGGTTGGCGTAACCACCAACCCGTCGATCTTCCACGCAGCGATCACCGCCGGCACGGACTACGACGCCACCATCGCGAAGCAGGCAGCAGCCGGCGCCAGCGTCGAGGACACCATTTTCGAGATCACCACCACCGACGTCGCCGACGCCTGCGACCTGTTCGCACCGGTCGCCGCAGCCACCAAGGGCGTGGACGGGCGGGTGTCCATCGAGGTCGACCCCCGCCTGGCCTGGGACACGGCAGGCACCATCGCGGAAGCCAAGCACCTGTACAAGCGCGTCAACAAGGACAACGTCCTCATCAAGATCCCGGCCACCCTTGAGGGCCTGGAAGCGATCACCGCCACCCTGGCCGAGGGCATCAGCGTCAACGTGACCCTGATTTTCTCGCTCGAGCGCTACCGCGCAGTCATCAACGCCTTCCAGTCCGGCCTGGAGCAGGCCAAGGAAAACGGCCACGACCTCTCCAAGATCCACTCCGTGGCTTCGTTCTTCGTTTCCCGCGTGGACTCTGAGATCGACAAGCGCCTCGACGCCCTGGGCACCGACGAAGCCAAGGCACTCAAGGGCAAGGCCGGCCTGGCCAACGCCCGCCTGGCGTACCAGGTCTACGAGGAACTCTTCGCCACTGAACGCTGGGCCCTGCTGGCCGAAGCCGGCGCCCTCCCCCAGCGCCCGCTGTGGGCCTCCACCGGCGTCAAGGATCCGGCCTACCCGGACACCCTCTACGTCACCGAGCTCGTGGCCCCGGGCGTCGTGAACACCATGCCCGAGAAGACGCTGGACGCCACCTTCGACCACGGTGTGGTCACCGGGGACACGGTCACCGGCACCTACGCCGAGGCCAATGCCACCCTGGATGCCCTTGAGAAGCTTGGCATTTCCTACAACGACGTCGTCGCAATCCTTGAATCCGAAGGCCTGGACAAGTTCGTGGCCAGCTGGAAGGAACTGCTCGGCGACGTCGAGGGCGCCCTCGCCTCCGCACGGAAGGCTTCCTAA
- the zwf gene encoding glucose-6-phosphate dehydrogenase, with the protein MPETEYGRTPGTRSGRTLRNPLRDPRDRRLNRIAGPSSLVLFGVTGDLARKKLMPAVYDLANRGLLPPSFALVGFGRREWTDEDFAGQVKASVQSYARTPFDEAVWNQLSEGIRFVQGEFDDDDAFERLGEVIDELDELRGTRGNHAFYLSIPPKAFEQVCRQLSKHGLAQAEGDKWRRVVIEKPFGHDLESARQLNDIVESVFPPDAVFRIDHYLGKETVQNILALRFANQLFEPLWNANYVDHVQITMAEDIGTGGRAGYYDGVGAARDVIQNHLLQLLALTAMEEPISFNADHLRAEKEKVLAAVKLPDDLSTHSARGQFTGGWQGGEQVQGYLEEEGIPADSTTETFAAIRVDIHTRRWSGVPFYLRAGKRLGRRVTEIAVVFKRAPNLLFRDHAEDDFGQNAVVIRVQPDEGVTIRFGSKVPGTQMEVRDVTMDFGYGHSFTESSPEAYERLILDVLLGEPPLFPRHEEVELSWKILDPFEEYWATLDEQPEPYAPGSWGPASADELLARDGRTWRRP; encoded by the coding sequence ATGCCAGAAACTGAATACGGCAGGACGCCCGGGACGCGTTCCGGGAGAACGCTGCGGAACCCGCTGCGCGACCCGCGTGACCGCCGCCTGAACCGGATCGCCGGCCCGTCATCGCTGGTGCTCTTCGGAGTGACCGGCGACCTCGCCCGCAAGAAGCTCATGCCGGCCGTGTACGACCTCGCCAACCGCGGGCTCCTGCCGCCCAGCTTCGCGTTGGTGGGTTTCGGACGCCGGGAATGGACTGATGAGGATTTCGCCGGTCAGGTGAAGGCTTCCGTGCAGTCCTATGCGCGCACGCCTTTTGATGAGGCGGTGTGGAACCAGCTTTCCGAGGGCATCCGTTTTGTCCAGGGAGAGTTCGACGACGACGACGCCTTCGAGCGGCTGGGTGAAGTCATCGATGAGCTTGATGAGCTGCGCGGTACCCGCGGCAACCACGCGTTCTACCTCTCGATTCCGCCCAAGGCCTTCGAGCAGGTATGCCGGCAGCTGTCCAAGCACGGCCTGGCACAGGCTGAGGGTGACAAGTGGCGCCGCGTGGTGATCGAGAAGCCCTTCGGGCACGACCTCGAGTCTGCCCGGCAGCTGAACGACATCGTGGAATCGGTGTTCCCGCCGGACGCCGTGTTCCGGATCGACCACTACCTGGGCAAGGAGACGGTCCAGAACATCCTGGCGCTGCGCTTCGCGAACCAGTTGTTTGAGCCTTTGTGGAACGCGAACTATGTGGACCACGTCCAGATCACCATGGCCGAAGACATCGGCACCGGCGGCCGGGCGGGCTATTACGACGGCGTGGGAGCGGCCCGCGACGTCATCCAGAACCACCTGCTGCAGCTGCTGGCGCTGACCGCGATGGAGGAGCCCATCTCCTTCAACGCCGATCACCTGCGCGCCGAGAAGGAAAAGGTCCTCGCCGCCGTCAAGCTCCCGGACGACCTCTCCACGCACTCGGCACGCGGCCAGTTCACCGGAGGATGGCAGGGCGGGGAACAGGTCCAGGGCTACCTGGAGGAGGAAGGCATCCCGGCCGATTCCACCACCGAGACCTTCGCCGCGATCCGGGTGGACATCCACACCCGCCGCTGGTCCGGCGTCCCGTTCTACCTCCGCGCCGGAAAGCGCCTGGGCCGCCGCGTCACAGAGATCGCCGTGGTCTTCAAGCGTGCGCCCAACCTGCTGTTCCGCGACCACGCCGAGGACGACTTCGGACAGAACGCCGTGGTGATCCGCGTCCAGCCCGACGAAGGCGTGACCATCCGGTTCGGTTCCAAGGTTCCCGGCACGCAGATGGAAGTCCGGGACGTGACCATGGACTTCGGTTATGGCCACTCCTTCACCGAATCCAGCCCGGAGGCGTACGAGCGGCTGATCCTGGACGTGCTCCTGGGCGAGCCGCCGCTCTTCCCGCGGCATGAGGAAGTGGAGCTGTCCTGGAAGATCCTCGACCCGTTCGAGGAATACTGGGCCACCCTGGACGAACAGCCCGAACCCTACGCCCCGGGCAGCTGGGGCCCCGCCTCGGCTGACGAGCTGCTGGCCCGCGACGGACGAACCTGGAGAAGGCCATGA
- a CDS encoding glucose-6-phosphate isomerase, with translation MSTLSYEATGAAQQALEQHLPALVEDRIATRIFAKDHTLWGPDAEAESAIRLGWVEAATVSQPLVKEILELRDALRAEGVTRIVLCGMGGSSLAPEVIAGTAGVELTVLDSTDPDQVRAALADRLAETAIVVSSKSGSTVETDSQRRVFEKAFNDAGIDAVSRIIIVTDPGSPLDKASRESGYRAVFNADPNVGGRFSALTAFGLVPSGLAGVDIQAFLDEAEEAAVVLNEDAPENIGLALGTALGGTSPLRNKIVIAEDGSGIVGFADWAEQLIAESTGKLGTGVLPVVAGPNSPEVTSGADDVLVVRLVAADADVELGDNEVAIAGGLPTQMMVWEFATAVAGRLLGINPFDQPDVEAAKVAARGLLDAQPEPTPAAFIDGSIEVRGGDWLGSAATAEEAVRALLDTLQPDSYLSVQAYFDRLAFAQLEGVRDELAAVTGRPVTFGWGPRFLHSTGQFHKGGPAIGVFLQVTAASAEDVAIPERPFTFGELIAAQAAGDAQVLEGHGRPVLRLHLTDRAAGVAQLQDIIAALSARSASVTES, from the coding sequence ATGAGCACACTCAGCTACGAAGCCACCGGTGCCGCACAGCAGGCACTCGAACAGCACCTTCCCGCCCTGGTGGAGGACCGGATCGCCACCCGGATCTTCGCGAAGGACCACACGCTGTGGGGTCCGGACGCCGAAGCAGAGTCGGCCATCCGCCTCGGCTGGGTTGAGGCTGCCACTGTCTCCCAGCCGCTCGTTAAAGAGATCCTCGAACTGCGCGACGCCCTCCGGGCCGAGGGTGTGACCCGCATCGTGCTTTGCGGCATGGGCGGATCGTCGCTGGCTCCGGAGGTCATCGCCGGCACCGCCGGCGTCGAGCTGACTGTGCTGGACAGCACGGACCCGGACCAGGTCCGTGCTGCCCTGGCGGACCGGCTGGCGGAAACCGCCATTGTGGTTTCCTCCAAGTCCGGCTCCACCGTTGAAACAGACTCCCAGCGGAGGGTCTTCGAAAAGGCGTTCAACGACGCCGGCATCGATGCCGTCAGCCGGATCATCATCGTCACGGACCCGGGCTCGCCCCTGGACAAGGCATCCCGCGAGTCCGGATACCGGGCCGTCTTCAACGCCGACCCCAATGTCGGCGGCCGCTTCTCCGCCCTGACTGCCTTCGGACTGGTGCCTTCGGGCCTGGCCGGGGTGGATATCCAGGCGTTTCTGGACGAGGCCGAGGAAGCGGCGGTAGTCCTGAACGAGGATGCTCCTGAGAACATCGGGCTGGCACTCGGAACCGCGCTGGGCGGAACCAGCCCGCTGCGCAACAAGATTGTCATCGCCGAGGACGGCTCCGGGATTGTTGGCTTCGCGGACTGGGCCGAGCAGCTCATCGCCGAGTCCACCGGCAAGCTCGGCACCGGCGTCCTGCCGGTGGTGGCCGGCCCCAACTCGCCCGAAGTGACTTCCGGCGCCGACGACGTTCTGGTGGTCCGGCTGGTAGCCGCCGATGCCGACGTCGAACTCGGGGACAACGAAGTGGCCATCGCCGGCGGACTTCCCACCCAGATGATGGTGTGGGAGTTTGCCACTGCCGTGGCGGGCCGCCTGCTGGGCATCAACCCCTTCGACCAGCCCGATGTCGAAGCCGCCAAGGTCGCAGCGCGCGGCCTGCTGGACGCCCAGCCCGAGCCCACGCCCGCAGCTTTCATTGACGGCTCCATCGAGGTCCGCGGCGGAGACTGGCTTGGCAGCGCGGCAACGGCGGAAGAGGCAGTGCGCGCACTGTTGGATACCCTCCAGCCGGACAGCTACCTCAGCGTCCAGGCCTACTTCGACCGCCTTGCGTTCGCGCAGCTCGAAGGCGTCCGCGACGAGCTCGCAGCCGTCACCGGCCGGCCCGTGACATTCGGCTGGGGACCGCGCTTCCTGCACTCCACCGGGCAGTTCCACAAGGGCGGGCCGGCCATCGGTGTGTTCCTCCAGGTCACTGCGGCCTCAGCGGAAGACGTCGCCATCCCGGAGCGTCCCTTCACCTTCGGGGAACTCATTGCCGCCCAGGCAGCCGGCGACGCGCAGGTCCTGGAAGGGCATGGCCGGCCCGTGCTGCGCCTGCACCTGACCGACCGTGCCGCCGGTGTGGCACAGTTGCAGGACATTATTGCTGCGCTGTCCGCCAGGTCAGCCTCCGTTACCGAAAGCTAA
- a CDS encoding glucose-6-phosphate dehydrogenase assembly protein OpcA, with the protein MIVDLPDTTTSAVSKKIMSLREQGGVIALGRVLTLVVVTKSGLEEEAIEAANEASREHPCRIIVLADAGATAPDRLDAQIRVGGDAGASEVIVLRGYGELAHESESLVAALLLPDAPIVAWWPHGAPKNACETSIGRIAHRRITDSANEPDPQRALENIRSTYKAGDTDLAWTRLTNWRIQLAAVLDQVDSSPVTAVAVEGASDSPSTILLAAWLTLTLDAPVTIVADPAGTGIRRVRLSRPGGDIQLFRPGLSVAELTQPGQPAQRISLPRRSLRDCLAEELRRLDPDEVFGEVITMGLPRTNLRSVRPSER; encoded by the coding sequence ATGATTGTAGACCTGCCGGACACCACAACCTCCGCTGTCTCCAAGAAGATCATGTCCCTGCGCGAGCAGGGCGGCGTGATTGCCCTGGGCCGGGTGCTCACCCTCGTGGTGGTCACCAAGTCCGGGCTTGAGGAAGAGGCTATCGAGGCAGCCAACGAGGCCAGCCGCGAGCACCCTTGCCGGATCATCGTCCTGGCCGACGCCGGGGCCACGGCGCCTGACCGCCTGGACGCCCAGATCCGGGTCGGCGGTGACGCCGGCGCATCCGAGGTGATCGTACTGCGCGGCTACGGCGAGCTCGCGCACGAAAGCGAATCCCTGGTAGCCGCGCTGCTCCTCCCGGACGCACCGATCGTGGCCTGGTGGCCGCACGGCGCGCCGAAAAACGCGTGCGAAACCTCCATCGGGAGAATCGCCCACCGCCGGATCACCGACTCCGCGAATGAGCCGGATCCACAGCGTGCGCTGGAGAACATCCGGTCCACCTACAAGGCCGGAGACACGGACCTCGCCTGGACGCGCCTGACCAACTGGCGGATCCAGCTCGCGGCCGTCCTGGACCAGGTGGACTCTTCCCCCGTCACGGCCGTCGCGGTCGAAGGGGCCTCGGACTCCCCGAGCACCATCCTGCTGGCAGCCTGGCTGACGCTTACCCTGGACGCGCCCGTGACCATCGTCGCCGACCCGGCCGGTACGGGCATCCGCCGGGTCCGGCTTTCCCGGCCCGGTGGCGACATCCAGCTCTTCCGGCCCGGCCTGTCCGTCGCCGAACTGACGCAGCCCGGCCAGCCCGCCCAGCGCATCTCGCTGCCCCGGCGCAGCCTGCGTGACTGCCTTGCCGAGGAACTGCGGCGCCTGGACCCGGACGAGGTGTTTGGGGAAGTGATTACTATGGGACTGCCACGAACCAATCTAAGGAGCGTCCGACCCAGTGAGCGTTGA
- the pgl gene encoding 6-phosphogluconolactonase → MAAIAARLITKLVDVQDKFGEATVVLTGGTVGIGTLKAVADSPAAPAVDWSKVNFWWGDERFLPAGDPERNTKQASDALLSHIPVDPERIHEPGSADDFGTPEEAAEDYARRLREAAAAEHAADMSDDRPEEPSALPRLDVVLLGVGPDAHVASLFPEQAGIREKERTVVGVRNSPKPPPLRVSLTLPAINTASEVWMVVAGEDKAGAVGLALAGANPVQVPAAGPRGTSRTLWLIDENAASRVPQQLVRKDAAGA, encoded by the coding sequence ATGGCCGCGATCGCGGCCCGCCTGATCACCAAGCTCGTTGATGTGCAGGACAAGTTCGGCGAGGCCACCGTGGTGCTGACCGGGGGAACCGTGGGTATCGGCACGCTAAAGGCTGTTGCTGACTCCCCGGCTGCCCCGGCGGTCGATTGGTCAAAGGTGAATTTCTGGTGGGGCGACGAGCGCTTCCTCCCCGCCGGGGACCCGGAACGGAATACGAAGCAGGCGTCCGACGCCCTGCTGTCGCACATCCCCGTGGACCCTGAACGGATCCACGAACCGGGGTCCGCGGATGACTTCGGCACCCCGGAAGAAGCCGCCGAGGATTACGCCCGGCGGTTGCGGGAAGCTGCAGCCGCCGAGCACGCTGCCGACATGTCCGACGACCGGCCGGAGGAGCCGTCCGCGCTGCCGCGCCTGGACGTCGTCCTGCTGGGCGTCGGTCCGGATGCGCACGTCGCGTCGCTGTTCCCGGAGCAGGCCGGCATCCGCGAAAAGGAACGCACTGTGGTGGGAGTCAGGAACTCGCCAAAACCGCCGCCCCTGCGGGTATCCCTGACGCTGCCGGCCATTAATACGGCCTCCGAGGTGTGGATGGTGGTGGCGGGCGAGGACAAGGCCGGCGCCGTGGGTCTGGCACTGGCAGGCGCCAACCCCGTCCAGGTCCCGGCCGCAGGACCACGGGGGACGTCCCGGACCCTGTGGCTTATCGACGAAAACGCGGCCTCACGTGTCCCCCAGCAGCTCGTCCGGAAGGACGCCGCGGGCGCGTAG
- the tkt gene encoding transketolase: protein MEEQELSWTSLDQRAVDTIRVLAADAVEKVGNGHPGTAMSLAPAAYLLFQKLMRHDPRNPDWLGRDRFILSPGHTSLTLYIQLFLSGYGLELKDLQALRTWGSLTPGHPEYKHTAGVEITTGPLGQGLASSVGFAYSQRRQRGLFDADAPAGESPFDHTIWVIASDGDLQEGVTAEASSLAGHQELGNLVVVYDENHISIEDDTDIAFTEDVLKRYEAYGWHVQRVDWTKTGEYKEDVQELYSALLAAKAETSKPSIVSLRTIIGYPAPKKQNTGKIHGSALGAEEVAALKEVLGFDPAKSFDVDQDVLAHARAVVDRGAAARKEWEESFNAWQAANPEGAALLQRIEAKELPEGLDSALPVFPAGKDVSTRAASGKVLNALGPVLPELWGGSADLAESNNTTIEGSPSFVPASKQTDAWSGNPYGRVLHFGIREHAAASIVNGISLHGRTRAFSGTFLIFSDYQRPAIRLGALMGVPSLYVWTHDSIGLGEDGPTHQPVEQLASLRAIVGLDVVRPGDANEVAVAWKTMLENHSNPAGIVLTRQNIPTWERGEGEADGDTFGSVAGVAKGGYVLAEAAKDGATVPADVILIATGSEVQLAVQARKALQGEGIAARVVSMPCVEWFNKQDAAYRESVLPAAVKARVSVEAGLALGWKEFVGDAGRSISLEHYGASADYKRLFQEFGLTAAAVTAAAKDSLASLQA, encoded by the coding sequence TTGGAAGAGCAAGAACTGTCTTGGACCAGCCTGGACCAGCGCGCGGTGGACACCATCCGCGTGCTGGCCGCGGACGCGGTGGAGAAGGTGGGCAACGGCCACCCCGGAACGGCCATGAGCCTGGCGCCGGCCGCATACCTTCTTTTCCAGAAGCTGATGCGCCACGATCCCCGCAACCCTGACTGGCTGGGCCGTGACCGCTTCATCCTCTCCCCCGGCCACACCTCGCTCACCCTTTACATCCAGCTGTTCCTTTCCGGCTACGGCCTGGAGCTGAAGGACCTGCAGGCACTGCGCACCTGGGGCTCGCTGACCCCCGGCCACCCCGAGTACAAGCACACCGCGGGTGTCGAGATCACCACCGGCCCGCTGGGCCAGGGCCTGGCGTCCTCCGTCGGGTTCGCCTACTCCCAGCGCCGCCAGCGCGGACTGTTCGACGCCGATGCTCCCGCCGGCGAGAGCCCGTTCGACCACACCATCTGGGTTATCGCCTCCGACGGCGACCTGCAGGAAGGCGTCACGGCAGAGGCTTCCTCGCTGGCCGGCCACCAGGAGCTCGGCAACCTTGTCGTTGTCTACGATGAGAACCACATCTCCATCGAGGACGACACCGACATCGCCTTCACCGAGGATGTCCTGAAGCGCTACGAGGCCTACGGCTGGCACGTCCAGCGCGTGGACTGGACCAAGACCGGCGAGTACAAGGAAGACGTGCAGGAGCTGTACTCCGCACTCCTCGCCGCCAAGGCCGAGACTTCGAAGCCCTCGATCGTCTCCCTGCGCACCATCATCGGCTACCCGGCACCCAAGAAGCAGAACACCGGCAAGATCCACGGTTCCGCGCTCGGTGCGGAGGAAGTCGCAGCGCTGAAGGAAGTCCTGGGCTTCGATCCCGCCAAGTCCTTCGACGTCGACCAGGATGTCCTGGCCCACGCCCGCGCCGTCGTCGACCGCGGCGCCGCTGCCCGCAAGGAGTGGGAGGAGTCCTTCAACGCATGGCAGGCAGCCAACCCCGAGGGCGCGGCCCTGCTGCAGCGCATCGAGGCCAAGGAACTTCCCGAAGGCCTCGACTCAGCGCTTCCGGTGTTCCCCGCCGGCAAGGACGTCTCCACCCGCGCCGCCTCGGGCAAGGTCCTGAACGCCCTGGGCCCGGTCCTGCCGGAACTGTGGGGCGGCTCGGCCGACCTCGCCGAGTCGAACAACACCACCATCGAGGGTTCGCCGTCGTTCGTTCCCGCCTCCAAGCAGACTGATGCCTGGTCCGGCAACCCCTATGGACGGGTCCTGCACTTCGGCATCCGCGAGCACGCCGCAGCTTCGATCGTGAACGGCATCAGCCTGCACGGCCGCACGCGTGCGTTCTCCGGCACGTTCCTGATCTTCAGCGACTACCAGCGCCCGGCCATCCGCCTTGGCGCGCTGATGGGTGTCCCGTCCCTGTACGTCTGGACGCACGACTCCATCGGACTGGGCGAGGACGGACCCACCCACCAGCCGGTGGAGCAGTTGGCCTCGCTGCGCGCCATCGTGGGGCTGGATGTTGTCCGTCCCGGTGACGCCAATGAAGTCGCCGTTGCGTGGAAGACCATGCTGGAGAACCACAGCAACCCTGCCGGCATCGTGCTGACCCGCCAGAACATCCCCACGTGGGAGCGCGGCGAAGGCGAGGCCGACGGCGACACGTTCGGTTCCGTTGCGGGCGTCGCCAAGGGCGGTTACGTCCTGGCCGAGGCCGCCAAGGACGGCGCCACCGTCCCGGCCGACGTCATCCTCATCGCCACCGGTTCCGAGGTCCAGCTGGCCGTGCAGGCCCGCAAGGCACTGCAGGGCGAAGGCATCGCCGCCCGCGTCGTCTCCATGCCCTGCGTTGAGTGGTTCAACAAGCAGGACGCCGCCTACCGCGAATCCGTCCTGCCGGCCGCCGTCAAGGCACGCGTGTCCGTTGAAGCAGGACTGGCCCTTGGCTGGAAGGAATTCGTCGGCGACGCCGGCCGTTCCATCAGCCTCGAGCACTACGGCGCTTCCGCAGACTACAAGCGCCTCTTCCAGGAGTTCGGCCTCACCGCAGCAGCAGTTACCGCGGCCGCCAAGGACTCCCTCGCCAGCCTCCAGGCATAA
- a CDS encoding heme o synthase: MTATVSTTDTPLNASRASRPGIARKAKAYLALTKPRVIELLLVSTLPTMIYAERGFPSIGLILATLVGGAFAAGSAGAFNCYIDRDIDKLMHRTENRPLVTGEVSPREALVFSWILGAAAIAILWFGANPLSAWLGLGAIFFYVVIYTMILKRRTAQNIVWGGAAGCFPVLIAWAAVTNSVEWPAVILFMVIFLWTPPHYWPLSMRYGEDYRNAKVPMLGAIAGAQVVSVQVVLYAWAMVACSLLMVPAGGAGWVYTVTAVLAGAWFLYESHALYNRAQREDISDKRAMKVFHGSISYLTLLFIALAVDPFVGPAVMAG, translated from the coding sequence GTGACTGCCACCGTGAGCACAACAGATACGCCGCTGAACGCATCCCGGGCCTCACGACCCGGGATCGCCCGTAAGGCAAAGGCGTATCTCGCCCTCACCAAGCCCCGCGTCATTGAACTGCTGCTGGTCAGCACGCTGCCCACCATGATTTATGCGGAACGCGGCTTTCCGTCCATCGGGCTCATCCTGGCCACGCTGGTGGGCGGGGCCTTCGCTGCCGGCAGCGCCGGAGCCTTCAACTGCTACATCGACCGCGACATCGACAAGCTGATGCACCGGACGGAGAACCGGCCGCTGGTCACCGGTGAGGTCAGCCCGCGCGAGGCGCTGGTCTTCTCGTGGATCCTCGGTGCCGCCGCCATCGCCATCCTCTGGTTCGGCGCCAACCCGCTGTCCGCGTGGCTTGGGCTTGGGGCGATCTTCTTCTACGTGGTGATCTATACGATGATCCTCAAGCGCCGCACCGCGCAGAACATCGTGTGGGGCGGGGCGGCCGGCTGCTTCCCCGTGCTGATTGCCTGGGCCGCCGTCACCAACTCGGTGGAATGGCCCGCCGTCATCCTCTTTATGGTGATCTTCCTCTGGACGCCACCGCACTACTGGCCGCTGTCCATGCGCTACGGCGAGGACTACCGCAACGCCAAGGTCCCCATGCTCGGCGCCATCGCCGGCGCCCAGGTGGTTTCCGTGCAGGTGGTCCTCTACGCCTGGGCCATGGTGGCCTGCTCGCTCCTGATGGTTCCTGCGGGCGGTGCCGGCTGGGTCTACACCGTAACCGCCGTCCTGGCCGGGGCCTGGTTCCTTTACGAGTCACACGCCCTCTACAACAGGGCACAGCGTGAGGACATCTCCGACAAGCGGGCCATGAAGGTCTTCCACGGCTCCATCAGCTACCTCACCCTGCTCTTCATCGCCCTGGCGGTAGACCCGTTCGTCGGGCCCGCCGTCATGGCCGGCTAG